AACTGCCCACAAATTCTTTAAAGTCTCCCTCGACCATCCGAAAATCAAGCTGATCCGGGAATTTCTCCACCATGTCGAGGATGACCCGCGCACAAAACTTGAGCTTGAAAAAAGATTGGCTTCCGACCTGTTCTAATCGAATCCCTCCCTGGGGGTGCTCGATCCGTCGGCTCTTTGCCAGATTGGGAATGAAATCGGCTAAATGCTCATAATCGGTCAAGATATTCCAAACCGTCTCAACAGGATGAGGAATCTGGATCGTAGCGATGATCTGTCGTCTGCGCCCATCCAACCGCTCTACCTTGACATTAACGCCCTGAGGAGGCTCAACCGGACATTCACTCTCCAGCAAATCTGCTGAGGTGACATTCATCTCAGCTAGGTTGAGCGCATCAGCGTCAAAGTTCATAGACTCAGAATTCATAGAACGAGTAGGTATGAAATTCAGTTAAGTCAAGGGTGAATCTGGCAATTGGGGCAACGTCATGGTCAAACAAGTCTCCCATAATTCATTGTGCCCCAAGGGGTGACTCGAAATAGCGATCGCCCCACTTAAATGTTCAACCAGTCCTTTGACAAGTGCCAATCCCAATCCGGTCCCTGGTACTGCCTGTTGAGTCACGCCCCTGCCCCGACGAAACTTATCAAAAATATAGGGCATTTCTTCAGGGGTGATCCCCGCTCCAACGTTAGAAAGTGAGAATTGGAGTTGGCTCACCTGTTGCTCAATGCTATGGGTGACGCTGAGCCGGACCTGGCTCCCCACCTCCCCATATTTGCCAGCGTTAGTCAACAATTCAGACAGAATTCGATGGAGGCTATCGGAGTCAGTCCAAAGTTTGAGTGGATAGTCAGGCATCTCAACGTCTAACTTGAGTTGCTTTTTAGCCCATAACTCCTCAAAAGATTGAGTGACACCTTGAATGAGATATCGAATGTCAATCAGTTGAAATTGAGATGCGGTAGAGCCAGCTTCTATTTTTTGTAAAGCTAACAGGTCATTAATCAGATTCGTTTCCTGGAGGCATTGCTGCTCCAGAATATCGAGATATTTCGCTCGTTGTTCGGGTGATAAACCAGCTTGCCGCAACATCCGGATCGCCAGTGTCATGCTAGTTAGGGGGGTTCTCAGTTCATGGCTGATAGTGCTGACAAACTCCTCCATGATCTGATTGAGTCGCCGCAATTGATCGACCTGTTGCCGAGTCTTCTCATACAGCTTTGCTTGTACGTCTAGACTCTTGCGCAGTTGAGCCGTCCGTTCGTCCACGAGCGACTGCACCTGACGCAGAGTCTGGGTTTGAATCATGGCAGTGCTGACCTGAGCCGCTACCAACTTGACAAATCCAATTTCTTGGGGGTTCCAGACCCGCAGATGCTCATGTTGCAGAATCAGGCATCCTAAAATGACACCCTGGCTCTCCAGTGGCATGAGCAGGAGGGAAGGCATCAGCTCAGGATTAAGGATGGCAGCCAGCCCAGAGCTAGATCCCTGAAACGAAGTACTAGCAGGTGGGACAGCCTCAGACATGGTAGCGGGATGTAAGGTTGGCAGCACCATCGAGCTAGAGCCGTTGATCACGATACACTGGTTAATTTCTTCCTCAAGCACCTGAAAAGATGCCTTGAGCCAGGTGCCCATTGAGGCATCCTTAATGGCTATGGTTTCAGCAGTGGGGCGAGATAGTTCTCTCTCTGGAGGAATTATCCCTCTCAAGGTCTGGTTGGACAACTCACAGGTGAGCGGATATTGAGATTCAACCGTCAGTCTGGCCGTGGGAGACTTGGCTTTTGACCATTCTGAGGAGCGATTTTTCAGTAACGGCTCATTGTATTTAAGCAGCAGCACAAACCCTCGCGTCACTTGCATGACATCGACAGTCCCTTTCAGTGCCAGTTGAAAGATTTGATCCAGATTACAAGCACTGCGGCTGGCGATCGCCAACTGATCCAGCAAGGTTTGATAGTGAATCTGTTGTTGAGTGTGCTGCTCTAGCTGCATCTGGGAGATAGAGATTGCTACGCAAGTTGACAGGGTTTTCAGAGACTGCATATCTGACTCCGTCCACGAATGAGGTTGCGATCGCGTAAGTGCAATGATCCCGTTGATATTGCCTTGAAAATTCGTGTGAATTGTCAAGACAGCCCGAATGTTTGTCCGACTGAGTGAAGCATTTACCTGCTTTTCAGACAACTCCAAGGCGACTTCAGGATGGCTGATGTGGAGATCAGGCGTGGCGATCGGTTCTAACAGTCTGTCACCCGATAAAGTTGCCGTATGGCGCGACAGGATGGATAAATCTGTGGGCTGATAAATCCATGTTGTGCTGCTATGGGAATCCCAATAGGTGCTTTGAGGGATGTTGCCCTGTTGATCCAGCGTCCCTATCCAACACTGAGACTGGAAAAAGTCTCCTAATGCATGAGTTAGCTTGAGGAGCCCTTGATGGGCATTTTGACTGGCTTGTAGTTGTTCAAGGCAGGATTGATAGAAGGATTGAAATGTTTCTGCCGTCGTCTGAGGGGAAGAGGGTTTGACGCATGGCCGGTGCAGGGGTGTGACAGAATGGTTTTCTGCAACGGAGAGCGTCTGCCA
This portion of the Oscillatoria sp. FACHB-1407 genome encodes:
- a CDS encoding SRPBCC family protein, with product MNSESMNFDADALNLAEMNVTSADLLESECPVEPPQGVNVKVERLDGRRRQIIATIQIPHPVETVWNILTDYEHLADFIPNLAKSRRIEHPQGGIRLEQVGSQSFFKLKFCARVILDMVEKFPDQLDFRMVEGDFKEFVGSWLLQPQLIGGQPGTELQYVVQILPPRTMPTALIERCLSHTLAMNLTAIQQRTQTLFG
- a CDS encoding GAF domain-containing sensor histidine kinase, with the translated sequence MISRPNYPTSWQTLSVAENHSVTPLHRPCVKPSSPQTTAETFQSFYQSCLEQLQASQNAHQGLLKLTHALGDFFQSQCWIGTLDQQGNIPQSTYWDSHSSTTWIYQPTDLSILSRHTATLSGDRLLEPIATPDLHISHPEVALELSEKQVNASLSRTNIRAVLTIHTNFQGNINGIIALTRSQPHSWTESDMQSLKTLSTCVAISISQMQLEQHTQQQIHYQTLLDQLAIASRSACNLDQIFQLALKGTVDVMQVTRGFVLLLKYNEPLLKNRSSEWSKAKSPTARLTVESQYPLTCELSNQTLRGIIPPERELSRPTAETIAIKDASMGTWLKASFQVLEEEINQCIVINGSSSMVLPTLHPATMSEAVPPASTSFQGSSSGLAAILNPELMPSLLLMPLESQGVILGCLILQHEHLRVWNPQEIGFVKLVAAQVSTAMIQTQTLRQVQSLVDERTAQLRKSLDVQAKLYEKTRQQVDQLRRLNQIMEEFVSTISHELRTPLTSMTLAIRMLRQAGLSPEQRAKYLDILEQQCLQETNLINDLLALQKIEAGSTASQFQLIDIRYLIQGVTQSFEELWAKKQLKLDVEMPDYPLKLWTDSDSLHRILSELLTNAGKYGEVGSQVRLSVTHSIEQQVSQLQFSLSNVGAGITPEEMPYIFDKFRRGRGVTQQAVPGTGLGLALVKGLVEHLSGAIAISSHPLGHNELWETCLTMTLPQLPDSPLT